From a region of the Sulfuriferula plumbiphila genome:
- the glmS gene encoding glutamine--fructose-6-phosphate transaminase (isomerizing), with translation MCGIVGAVAQRNVVPILLEGLRRLEYRGYDSAGLVTVNGGLSRVRSIGRVASLAEAAQVQKIHGHLGIAHTRWATHGAPTELNAHPHISRDDLAVVHNGIIENHEALRSRLRELGYAFTSETDTEVIVHLVHHYYHADKNLLSAVRRAVAELHGAYAIGVVARDAPHQLVCARRGSPLLIGLGIEENFIASDISALLPVTQKVIYLEEGDVADIGLLNIRIYDAGGNLAERAAHISEQSSEMAELGNYRHFMQKEIHEQPRALADTLHDAVAGESLLPELFGVEAGEVFGCINAVTILACGTSFHAGKVASYWIEALAGIPCRAEIASEYRYRDSVANPDALLITLSQSGETADTLAALNHAKTLGHQHTLSICNVPESALVRQSRLRFLTRAGPEIGVASTKAFTTQLAALFLLTLLLAKQRGRLTPAAEVAHIQALRQLPGKVQQVLALEPEVERWAERFADKQHALFLGRGMHYPIAMEGALKLKEISYIHAEAYPAGELKHGPLALVDKDMPVVAIAPNDILLEKLKSNLQEVRARGGELYVFADADTHIVPSEGIHVLQLADHAGPLSPILHTIPLQMLSYHAALQKGTDVDKPRNLAKSVTVE, from the coding sequence ATGTGTGGCATCGTCGGCGCCGTGGCGCAACGCAATGTCGTTCCCATCCTGCTCGAAGGCCTGCGCCGGCTGGAATATCGCGGCTATGACTCTGCCGGGCTGGTTACCGTCAATGGCGGCCTGAGCCGGGTACGCAGCATCGGGCGCGTCGCCTCGCTGGCTGAGGCTGCGCAAGTGCAAAAGATCCACGGTCACCTCGGCATCGCCCATACGCGCTGGGCCACCCACGGTGCCCCCACCGAGCTCAACGCCCACCCCCATATCAGCCGCGATGACCTGGCGGTGGTGCACAACGGCATCATCGAAAACCACGAGGCGTTGCGCAGCCGCCTGCGCGAACTGGGCTATGCGTTCACCTCGGAAACCGATACCGAAGTCATCGTCCATCTCGTCCACCATTACTATCACGCCGACAAAAACCTGCTCAGCGCGGTGCGCCGTGCCGTCGCCGAACTGCATGGCGCCTATGCCATAGGTGTGGTGGCGCGCGATGCACCGCACCAGCTGGTGTGCGCGCGCCGCGGCAGCCCGCTGCTGATTGGCTTGGGCATAGAAGAAAATTTCATCGCTTCGGACATCTCCGCGCTGTTGCCGGTCACGCAGAAAGTGATTTATCTGGAAGAAGGCGACGTGGCCGACATCGGCCTGCTCAACATCCGCATTTATGATGCCGGCGGCAACCTGGCAGAGCGTGCCGCGCACATCTCCGAGCAGTCTTCGGAGATGGCCGAACTGGGCAATTACCGCCACTTCATGCAGAAGGAAATCCACGAACAGCCGCGCGCGCTGGCCGACACCCTGCACGACGCCGTGGCCGGGGAAAGCCTGCTGCCCGAACTGTTCGGCGTTGAGGCCGGCGAGGTGTTCGGCTGCATCAACGCCGTCACCATCCTCGCCTGCGGCACCAGCTTCCACGCCGGCAAGGTCGCCAGCTACTGGATCGAAGCGCTGGCCGGCATCCCATGCCGTGCCGAAATCGCCAGCGAATACCGCTACCGCGACAGCGTCGCCAATCCCGATGCGCTGCTCATCACCCTGTCGCAATCGGGAGAGACTGCCGACACCCTGGCCGCCCTCAACCACGCCAAAACACTCGGCCACCAGCACACCCTGTCGATCTGCAACGTGCCGGAATCGGCGCTGGTACGCCAGTCCAGACTGCGCTTCCTGACCCGTGCCGGTCCCGAAATCGGTGTAGCCTCCACCAAGGCGTTCACCACCCAGCTGGCCGCGTTGTTCCTGCTCACGCTGCTGCTCGCCAAACAGCGCGGGCGCCTGACCCCGGCTGCCGAGGTCGCGCACATTCAAGCACTGCGCCAGCTGCCTGGCAAGGTGCAGCAAGTGCTGGCGCTGGAACCCGAAGTGGAACGCTGGGCGGAACGCTTCGCCGACAAGCAGCACGCGCTGTTCCTGGGACGCGGCATGCACTACCCGATTGCCATGGAAGGCGCGTTGAAGCTCAAGGAAATCTCCTACATCCACGCCGAAGCCTACCCGGCGGGCGAGCTCAAGCACGGCCCCCTGGCACTGGTGGACAAGGACATGCCCGTAGTGGCCATCGCCCCCAACGACATCCTGCTGGAAAAGCTCAAATCCAACCTGCAGGAAGTGCGCGCCCGCGGCGGCGAACTCTACGTGTTTGCCGATGCCGACACCCATATCGTCCCCAGCGAGGGCATCCACGTGCTGCAACTGGCCGACCACGCCGGGCCGCTGTCGCCCATCCTGCACACCATCCCGCTGCAAATGCTGTCTTACCATGCTGCCCTGCAAAAAGGCACCGACGTGGACAAGCCGAGGAATCTGGCGAAATCGGTGACGGTGGAGTGA
- a CDS encoding c-type cytochrome, translated as MPAFGNLKPDEIEAIVSYVRAWNKGPAVTYSTQPIQGNAVHGKQLFTQYCAACHGASGEGGRGTGVTFSRPRDLPVMAPALHNPGFLASATDAMIKATLMQGREGTPMVSFSKRGLQERDINDIVSYVRSFEKQPLAESAKLLQVENPVIVRDSPYDLKTTVENVKQAVSNNNFFYGRVQTLDYGLTTPDKENPRQVIVYFCNISLLNQALGIDPRVGMFLPCRITIVEHHGKVQVMSVNPEVLSKLFNNSELNRLCGQMRKSYTTIMEEATL; from the coding sequence ATGCCGGCGTTTGGCAATTTGAAACCGGACGAGATCGAGGCCATCGTCAGCTACGTGCGCGCCTGGAACAAGGGACCGGCCGTCACCTATTCCACGCAGCCGATCCAGGGCAATGCAGTGCATGGCAAGCAACTGTTCACGCAATACTGTGCGGCATGCCACGGCGCCAGCGGTGAAGGCGGCAGGGGCACTGGCGTTACATTTTCACGTCCGCGCGATTTGCCGGTCATGGCGCCCGCACTGCATAACCCCGGTTTCCTTGCCTCGGCCACCGATGCCATGATCAAGGCCACGCTGATGCAGGGCCGGGAAGGCACGCCGATGGTTTCCTTCAGCAAGCGCGGACTGCAGGAACGCGACATCAACGATATCGTCAGCTATGTACGCAGCTTCGAAAAACAGCCGTTGGCGGAAAGCGCGAAGCTATTGCAAGTGGAGAATCCGGTCATTGTGCGCGACTCGCCTTATGACCTGAAAACCACGGTGGAAAATGTAAAGCAGGCGGTCAGCAACAACAATTTTTTCTACGGCCGGGTGCAGACGCTGGACTATGGACTGACCACGCCGGACAAGGAAAACCCCAGGCAGGTCATCGTCTATTTTTGCAACATCAGCCTGCTCAATCAGGCGCTGGGCATCGATCCGCGCGTGGGCATGTTCCTGCCGTGCCGCATCACCATCGTCGAGCACCATGGCAAGGTACAGGTGATGTCGGTGAATCCGGAAGTACTGAGCAAGCTGTTCAACAATTCCGAGCTTAACCGCCTGTGTGGGCAGATGAGAAAAAGCTACACCACCATCATGGAGGAGGCGACGTTATGA
- a CDS encoding sensor histidine kinase translates to MRLLADSLRARITILVIGFCVLIAAIFTLAVHFAHSAYNDELRQQQGLQFTRNVAWMYPELGKLEHIRREQIETRFEQMLLLEPSSALYLIDNQGRVRVGYSKQRSIGGSSHVALAPIRQLLDNPGGKIVYGSDPDFPGMKCLFAATPIYDGKVQSGYLYMLMRPPETNPGQLLASSYANRTALLVAFGASILSALFVLVVMAQITRPLRRLASAADQVRAAGIEDIPDPASFPHQDRRDEIGHLSRAFRDMVQRLHEQVQRVRRMDATRRDWVASISHDLRTPLTSLTGHLETVILRGERLDKAERERFLQVALKNAQHLDRLSASLFDFARLDSDAMRLEKVPTHLGELIDDIAQRFAPAAETRGVHIDSSYPDVLPLAEVDAALIERAIANLMENALRYTPTGGTICLTAQPRDGGIALILTDTGAGIAAADIARVFERFFQGSQQREGRGHAGLGLAIVKRVAELHQGHVRVSNRTEGGACFTLWLPLNEAE, encoded by the coding sequence ATGCGGCTGCTTGCAGACAGCCTGCGTGCACGCATTACCATCCTGGTCATCGGATTTTGCGTGCTTATCGCGGCGATTTTCACCCTGGCGGTGCATTTTGCCCACAGTGCCTACAACGACGAACTGCGCCAGCAGCAGGGCTTGCAGTTCACCCGTAACGTGGCGTGGATGTACCCGGAGCTGGGAAAACTAGAGCACATCCGGCGCGAGCAGATTGAAACCCGGTTTGAGCAGATGTTGTTGCTGGAGCCATCCAGCGCGCTGTATCTGATCGACAACCAGGGCCGGGTGCGCGTCGGCTATTCCAAGCAGCGCTCGATAGGCGGCAGCAGCCATGTCGCCCTGGCCCCCATCCGGCAGTTGTTGGATAACCCCGGCGGAAAAATCGTGTATGGCAGCGACCCGGATTTCCCGGGCATGAAATGCCTGTTTGCTGCCACGCCGATTTATGACGGCAAGGTGCAATCCGGTTACCTCTACATGCTGATGCGACCGCCGGAAACCAATCCCGGCCAACTACTGGCCTCCAGCTATGCCAACCGCACGGCGCTGCTGGTCGCCTTCGGCGCGAGTATCCTCAGCGCCTTGTTTGTGCTGGTGGTGATGGCGCAGATCACGCGCCCCCTGCGCCGCCTGGCTAGCGCAGCCGACCAGGTGCGCGCAGCAGGGATCGAGGATATTCCCGATCCCGCCAGCTTCCCGCATCAGGATCGGCGTGATGAAATCGGCCATCTGTCACGCGCCTTCCGTGACATGGTGCAGCGCCTGCATGAACAGGTGCAGCGGGTGCGGCGCATGGATGCCACCCGGCGCGACTGGGTGGCGAGCATTTCGCATGATCTGCGCACGCCGCTCACCTCGCTTACCGGTCATCTGGAAACGGTTATCCTGCGCGGCGAGCGTCTGGACAAAGCGGAACGCGAACGCTTTCTTCAGGTCGCATTGAAAAATGCCCAGCACCTGGATCGTTTGTCCGCGTCCCTGTTTGATTTTGCCCGGCTCGACAGCGACGCCATGCGCCTGGAAAAAGTCCCCACCCACCTCGGTGAGCTGATTGACGACATCGCCCAGCGCTTTGCCCCTGCCGCAGAAACACGCGGAGTGCACATTGACAGCAGCTACCCGGATGTTCTGCCGCTGGCGGAAGTGGACGCCGCACTGATCGAGCGCGCCATTGCCAACCTGATGGAAAACGCGCTGCGCTACACCCCCACCGGCGGCACTATCTGCCTCACTGCCCAGCCCCGGGACGGTGGCATCGCGCTGATTCTGACGGATACCGGCGCGGGGATTGCTGCAGCCGACATTGCCAGGGTGTTCGAGCGTTTTTTCCAGGGCAGCCAGCAACGCGAAGGCCGTGGTCATGCCGGGCTGGGCTTGGCCATCGTCAAGCGTGTGGCGGAGCTGCACCAGGGCCATGTACGGGTGAGCAACCGGACGGAAGGTGGAGCGTGCTTTACGCTCTGGTTACCCTTGAACGAGGCGGAATAG
- a CDS encoding response regulator transcription factor gives MDMLNDCRTLVVEDTAEIADLIRLHLEDLGLQVTCAADGIAGLELARSGMFDLIVLDLMLPELNGLEVCRALRADTRHYTPILMLTAKASEIDRVVGLELGADDYLGKPFSIPELQARAKALLRRSEKMRGTVTPDDKSLVRAGNLEIDTLRHEVRLSGKPIALTAKEFDLLLFLAHHPGRVYSRAQLLDAVWGTTLESYEHNVNTHINRLRAKVEADPANPQYVLTIRGVGYRFADT, from the coding sequence ATGGATATGCTCAATGATTGCCGCACCCTGGTGGTGGAGGACACTGCAGAAATTGCCGATCTGATCCGTCTGCATCTGGAGGATTTGGGCTTGCAGGTGACGTGTGCAGCAGATGGAATCGCCGGGCTGGAGCTGGCGCGCAGTGGCATGTTTGACTTGATCGTGCTGGATTTGATGTTGCCTGAGCTGAACGGTCTGGAGGTGTGCCGCGCGCTGCGTGCGGATACCCGGCATTACACGCCGATTTTGATGCTGACCGCCAAGGCCAGTGAAATTGATCGCGTAGTGGGGCTGGAACTCGGGGCAGATGATTATCTGGGCAAGCCGTTCAGCATCCCGGAATTGCAGGCACGCGCCAAGGCGCTGCTGCGCCGTTCGGAAAAAATGCGTGGCACGGTGACGCCGGATGATAAGTCGCTGGTGCGCGCAGGCAATCTGGAGATAGATACGCTGCGCCACGAAGTGCGGCTGTCCGGCAAGCCCATCGCGCTGACCGCCAAGGAGTTCGATCTGCTGTTGTTTCTGGCGCACCATCCTGGCCGGGTCTATTCGCGCGCGCAGCTGCTGGATGCGGTTTGGGGCACCACGCTGGAATCTTACGAGCACAATGTGAATACCCACATCAACCGGCTGCGCGCCAAGGTCGAAGCCGACCCGGCCAATCCGCAATACGTTCTTACCATACGCGGTGTCGGTTACCGCTTCGCGGACACCTGA
- a CDS encoding RNA polymerase sigma factor, whose product MQHSQAHASAHQAAGHRAYLYGFALKHVRDAHLADDLVQETLLAALQSASDYVARSTYRVWLTGILKHKMLDAFRERGRHLCLQDEAGDNLLEHDPAAFSLHQVADSLLPNPQKAIELRQLLRGVDQALQAMPEGISAVFFAREIEGESARAISRRFAISEANVWVRVHRARKAMQTFLTSAGLNERGGLAAGARRLSQPALEAS is encoded by the coding sequence ATGCAACACAGCCAAGCCCATGCCAGCGCGCACCAGGCCGCCGGCCATCGCGCTTATCTTTATGGTTTTGCACTCAAACACGTGCGTGACGCGCATCTGGCCGACGACCTGGTGCAGGAAACCCTGCTCGCCGCGCTGCAGAGCGCCAGCGACTATGTTGCCCGCTCCACCTACCGCGTGTGGCTCACCGGCATACTCAAACACAAAATGCTGGATGCCTTTCGTGAACGCGGGCGCCACCTGTGCCTGCAAGACGAAGCCGGTGACAACCTGCTGGAACACGACCCCGCCGCATTCAGCCTGCACCAAGTTGCCGACAGCCTGCTACCCAACCCGCAAAAAGCCATCGAGTTGCGGCAGTTGCTAAGAGGTGTGGATCAGGCCCTGCAAGCCATGCCGGAAGGCATCTCGGCGGTATTTTTCGCCAGAGAAATCGAGGGCGAATCTGCGCGTGCCATATCGCGGCGCTTTGCTATCAGCGAAGCCAATGTCTGGGTGCGCGTGCACCGCGCACGCAAGGCGATGCAAACATTTTTGACTTCGGCCGGCCTGAATGAACGCGGTGGGCTGGCGGCTGGCGCGCGCAGGCTGTCGCAACCGGCGCTGGAAGCTTCGTAA
- a CDS encoding cold-shock protein produces MALGTVKWFNDAKGFGFITPDDGGDDLFAHFSAIQAGGFKTLQENQRVTFDVTTGPKGKQASNIQAG; encoded by the coding sequence ATGGCATTAGGTACTGTTAAATGGTTCAACGACGCTAAAGGTTTTGGATTCATTACCCCCGATGATGGCGGCGATGATCTGTTCGCACACTTTTCAGCAATCCAGGCGGGCGGTTTCAAAACGTTGCAAGAGAATCAGCGCGTGACCTTCGATGTCACAACCGGACCCAAGGGCAAACAGGCCTCGAACATCCAGGCAGGTTAA